The Pelodiscus sinensis isolate JC-2024 unplaced genomic scaffold, ASM4963464v1 ctg39, whole genome shotgun sequence genome includes a window with the following:
- the LOC142826429 gene encoding maestro heat-like repeat family member 5 isoform X2, which produces MLSGVKDPDKLAVQQELTSCLLPLLLHLADEEQSVILSCKVTLFRCAVFLGWANRKSLFCSLAWDGSSQLLPCVGKCLMENNERNIPRLLFQALKYLESSQPSIRHSAALFIGETIHHFVYLLAETVSADGIFRLCEAFQEVPLRSDRTTAIVLNEHFKWLQKLANLVWGAF; this is translated from the exons atgctgagCGGGGTGAAGGACCCAGACAAACTGGCCGTGCAGCAGGaactcaccagctgcctgctcccgctgctgctccacctggcagacgaggagcagagcgtgatcctg agctgcaaagtgaccctcttccgctgcgccgtgttcctcggctgggccaatcggaagagtctcttctgcagcctggcctgggacggCTCCTCGCAGCTCTTGCCGtgcgtcgggaagtgcctg aTGGAGAATAACGAGAGGAACATCCCCAGGCTCCTGTTCCAGGCTTTAaagtatctggaaagctcccagccGTCCATCcgacattctgcagccctgttcatcG GAGAGACCATCCACCATTTCGTCTACCTGTTGGCGGAGACAGTGAGTGCAGATGGCATCTtccgcctgtgtgaag ctttccaGGAAGTGCCTTTAAGATCAGACAGGACCACAGCGATCGTcctgaatgaacattttaaatggctgcagaagcttgcgaACCTCGTGTGGGGTGCGTTTTGA
- the LOC142826429 gene encoding maestro heat-like repeat family member 5 isoform X1, producing the protein MLSGVKDPDKLAVQQELTSCLLPLLLHLADEEQSVILSCKVTLFRCAVFLGWANRKSLFCSLAWDGSSQLLPCVGKCLMENNERNIPRLLFQALKYLESSQPSIRHSAALFIGETIHHFVYLLAETVSADGIFRLCEGKETALGVRASVGSMRPEHSCPSVCLCLGTVLKGEEWSCWSM; encoded by the exons atgctgagCGGGGTGAAGGACCCAGACAAACTGGCCGTGCAGCAGGaactcaccagctgcctgctcccgctgctgctccacctggcagacgaggagcagagcgtgatcctg agctgcaaagtgaccctcttccgctgcgccgtgttcctcggctgggccaatcggaagagtctcttctgcagcctggcctgggacggCTCCTCGCAGCTCTTGCCGtgcgtcgggaagtgcctg aTGGAGAATAACGAGAGGAACATCCCCAGGCTCCTGTTCCAGGCTTTAaagtatctggaaagctcccagccGTCCATCcgacattctgcagccctgttcatcG GAGAGACCATCCACCATTTCGTCTACCTGTTGGCGGAGACAGTGAGTGCAGATGGCATCTtccgcctgtgtgaaggtaaggaaacagctctgggcgttcgggcatctgtgggcagtatgaggcctgaacacagctgccccagtgtctgtctctgtctggggACAGTGCTTAAGGGGGAAGAATGGTCTTGCTGGTCAATGTAA